The following nucleotide sequence is from Halapricum desulfuricans.
CGGTTGACAAGCGCCAGTTTCTCGCGCTCGTCGGCCAACCGCTCGCGCTCGCGTTCACGTTCGCCGGTGACTGCCAGCCGCCGCGCGTCGTACCACCCGACGATCAGCCCGCCGAGCCCGCCGCTGGCACCGTTCCCGACGACGATGACAGTCGAATCGACGGCCACGACGCCGCTGGACGCCTCGAACAGGACCAGTGCGAACCCGGTCAACACCGAGACGGCCGTCCCGACCGCCCACCAGACCCCGACGTGACCGCTCTGTTCGGCGGTCAGCTGACACCGCCAGATTAACAGTCCGGCGGTCGCGACGACTGCCGCGAGCGCGAGCGGGAACACGCCGCCAAAGAGCAGCCCGACCGACGAGGGAAACCCCTCGAGGATCCGATCGACCATGCCGACCGAGAGCCCGACACCGACACCGGTGACTGCCCCGCCGACGAGAACGCGGACGGTCCGATCGGATCGACCGGCCACTGCCCGGGCGACGATCGCGTCGAGCGTCAGTTTCCCTTGCAACTTGCCCGCCGTATGGATCGATCGTACCTAACCGTTCGGGTTCGCACGTCGCACAATCACGCGCAACTCGTCGCGCGGAGAGCGATCGTCGTTTGGCGTCCGGGAATGGGACGCTACTCGGCGTTCGGGAACGGGACGTCGATCGCCCGTCCGTCCTCGGCGACGAACGCGCGTTCGCCCTCGAAGACCGCCCGAGCCTCGTCTTCGAGCTGTCCGCCCCGTCCCGCGTAGCGCGTCGAGATATGTGTCAGCGCCAGCCGTTTCGCCCCGGCCCGGTTGGCCAGTTCGGCGGCCTGCTTCGCCGTCGTGTGACCGGTCTGGCCGGCCCGGTCGCGGTGGTCCTCGCCGAAGGTCGCATCGTGGATCAGCAGGTCCGCGTCGTCGGCGGCCTCGACCGTCGCGGCCGTCGGGCTCGTGTCGCCCGTGTAGACCACCCGCCGACCCGGGCGGGGCGGGCCGACGACTTCCTCTGGCCGGATCGTCCGGCCGTCGTGTTCGACCGGCTCGCCGGCGTGCAGTTTCGAGTACTTCGGTCCCGGCGGGATGCCGAGTTCGTCTTCCGCCTTTTCGCGGTCGAACCGGCCCTTTCGGTCGCTCTCGATCAGGACGTACCCGACCGACTTCGTGCGGTGGTCGGTCTCGAAGGCCTCGACGGTGTACGCCTCGCGGTCCAGCACCACGTCGCCGGGAGCGACCTGATGGATCCGGAGGGGATAGGTCGGCCGTTCGCCGGTCGCCTCGATCAGCTGTTCGAGGTGACTGCGGGTCCCGTGGGGCGCGTGAATCGCCAGCGGGTCGGTCCGGTCGTTGAAGTCCAGCGTCTGCAACAGCCCGGGGATTCCGAGGACGTGATCGCCGTGCAGGTGGGTGACGAAGATGTGCGAGACGTCGAACCCCGTGGAAAAGCGCATCATCTGGCGCTGGGTCCCCTCGCCGCAGTCGAACAGGAACCGCTCGCCCTCCCTGCGCAACAGCACAGCCGAGGGGTTGCGTTCGGTCGTCGGCACGGCCCCGCTGGTCCCCAGAAACGTCACGCGCATCTCGTCGGCCACTCCCAGGTCCGCGAGTAAACCTCCTTCGGATCGCCGCAGTGTTTTTATCCGTGGTTGTGTATGACACACGCATGAAGTTCGTCATCGTCGGCTTCGGCCGGGTCGGCATCCGCACCGCACGAATCCTCGACAGCGAGGACCACGACGTCACAGTTGTCGACAGCGACCCGGAGAAGATCGATCGCGCCCGCGAGGAGGGGTTCACCGCGCTGCAGGGCAGCGGCGACGACGAGTCCCTGCTGGAGGAGGCGGGCATCGAGACGGCCGACGCGATCGCGGCGCTGACCGACGACCTCAACGTCAACTTCTCGGCGTGCATGATCGGTAAACATCACGGCGCGCGCACGGTCATGCGGATCGACGCGGACTACCGCGAGGAGATCTACGAGGCCTACGCCAGCGAAGTCGACGAGGTCGTCTATCCGGAGCGACTCGGCGCGGCCGGTGCCAAGACGGCCCTGCTCGGCGGTGACTTCAACGTGCTGGCGGACCTGACCGAGCGACTGTCGGTCGCGACTATCGACGTTCCGGACGGTGCGGACGTGATCGGCAAACGCGTCGTCGAGGTCGAGCTGCCCGGCGACGCGCGCATCTACGCGCACGGACGACGGGACGAACCGATGTCGATCCCGCTGCCCGACACGACGATCGAGGCGGGCGACACTGTCGCTGTCACGACCGACCCGGACTCGCTCGAGGACATCAGAGCGACGCTCGGCGCGTAAACAGAAAGGGAAACGAGAGGGGTGGTAGTGGGTGCCCGGGCGCGCGATGAGGATGGGAGGCATACCGAAGCCGTTGTGCGCGCCCATGCGATCGGTGTCTTCGCTCGCCCATAAATTCACGTCAGACAAGCGCAAGACCCCCGGCCAGCGGTCAGGTTTGTCGATAGGGGGACGTTTTCGATCGATGACGTTTCGAGCGTGTTCCGCAGCCCCAACGATTATGGTCTCGCGTCCCGGAGTGTCTAGTACGTGTGTGGTGGTACCACCCATCACACTGGGCCTACCCATGACCACGGACAAACCGATGACCGACGCGGACGCGGACGGACGGTACGCCGCAATCGAGACCGGCGGCGGCGAGACGGTGATCTACGATCGGGACAATCCCGACGCGTGGGTCCAGTCGGACTACGCCGTCGACGTGGGAACATAATGTCGACGCGACGATCGCGTCATCGGGATCTTTTCTGACCGCGATCCTCAGGACTGTAGTCGCTCCATGTGCTCTTCGAAGGCCGCCCAGAACGGGTCCTTGCCGGGGTGATCGACGGCTTCGCCGTCGACAGTCAGCCCCGATCCGGCGACGACCTCGCCGACGTCGGCCGCGGGGACCCCCTCGCGTTCGAGAGCGTCGAGCACGTCCCCCACACCGTCGGGGTCGACCGTCGCCAGCAGCGTCCCCTCGCTGATGGAGATCCAGGGATCGACCCCGAAGAACTCGCAGGCCTCGCGGACGCCGGGCTGGACCGGCACCCGGTCGCGCTCGATCTCGATCCCCACGTCGGCGGCGCGCGCCATCTCGAAGAGCCCGCCGTAGACGCCGCCCTCGGTCGCGTCGTGCATCGCCGTCACCGGCCCGGCCGCGGCAGCCGTCAGCGCGTCTCTCACCGGGCTCATGTCGTAAAACCGGTCCTGAGCGTCCTCGATCGTCGAGTCGGGGAGCTCGCCCTCCAGCAGCGACTCGAACTGGATCGACAGCAGGCCCGTCGTCTCGATCGCGGGGCCTTTCGTGACGATCACGCGGTCGCCCGCGGTCGCGCCGTCCGGGCGGACGAGGTCGTCCGGGTCGCCGACAGCCATCGCCGTCCCGCCGCCGACCATCGGGTAGTTACAGCCGGCATACCTGGCGGTGTGACCGGTCACGATCGACACGCCCAGCTCGCGCGCCTCCCGATCGAAGGTCTCCCAGACCGTCTCGAACTCCCCGTCGGTGATTTCGGGTGGGAGGTTGAAGTCGACGCTGAGATACGCCGGCTCCAGCCCCGAGACGGCGACGTCGCTGAGCAGGACGTGAAAGGCGAACCACGCCGCCCGCTCGAAACCGACCGCGGGCATGACGAACACGGGATCAGTCGCCATCGCCAGCGCCTGCTCGCCGATCTCGACGACGCCGAAGTCGACGCCGTGGGTGGGACCGAGCGTCACGTCCTCGCGGTCGGCCCCCAGCCGCGGGTAGATGTACTGGTCGAAGAACTCCCGATCCGCTTTCCCGAGGTCGGGCTCGCTCATTACTGGTTGGTATCGTCCCGTGGTAGTAAGGCTTGCTGGTTCGGTGCTAGCCGATCGTGATCAGCGTGATACCGGCGACGGCCAGCCCTGCGGCGACCAGCCGGACCCGG
It contains:
- the rnz gene encoding ribonuclease Z; this encodes MRVTFLGTSGAVPTTERNPSAVLLRREGERFLFDCGEGTQRQMMRFSTGFDVSHIFVTHLHGDHVLGIPGLLQTLDFNDRTDPLAIHAPHGTRSHLEQLIEATGERPTYPLRIHQVAPGDVVLDREAYTVEAFETDHRTKSVGYVLIESDRKGRFDREKAEDELGIPPGPKYSKLHAGEPVEHDGRTIRPEEVVGPPRPGRRVVYTGDTSPTAATVEAADDADLLIHDATFGEDHRDRAGQTGHTTAKQAAELANRAGAKRLALTHISTRYAGRGGQLEDEARAVFEGERAFVAEDGRAIDVPFPNAE
- a CDS encoding potassium channel family protein, whose translation is MKFVIVGFGRVGIRTARILDSEDHDVTVVDSDPEKIDRAREEGFTALQGSGDDESLLEEAGIETADAIAALTDDLNVNFSACMIGKHHGARTVMRIDADYREEIYEAYASEVDEVVYPERLGAAGAKTALLGGDFNVLADLTERLSVATIDVPDGADVIGKRVVEVELPGDARIYAHGRRDEPMSIPLPDTTIEAGDTVAVTTDPDSLEDIRATLGA
- a CDS encoding AIR synthase family protein, translated to MSEPDLGKADREFFDQYIYPRLGADREDVTLGPTHGVDFGVVEIGEQALAMATDPVFVMPAVGFERAAWFAFHVLLSDVAVSGLEPAYLSVDFNLPPEITDGEFETVWETFDREARELGVSIVTGHTARYAGCNYPMVGGGTAMAVGDPDDLVRPDGATAGDRVIVTKGPAIETTGLLSIQFESLLEGELPDSTIEDAQDRFYDMSPVRDALTAAAAGPVTAMHDATEGGVYGGLFEMARAADVGIEIERDRVPVQPGVREACEFFGVDPWISISEGTLLATVDPDGVGDVLDALEREGVPAADVGEVVAGSGLTVDGEAVDHPGKDPFWAAFEEHMERLQS
- a CDS encoding DUF7331 family protein codes for the protein MTTDKPMTDADADGRYAAIETGGGETVIYDRDNPDAWVQSDYAVDVGT